One Bacteroidota bacterium genomic window carries:
- a CDS encoding helix-turn-helix domain-containing protein has protein sequence MKDRFEQILTFYQLSSAQFADNIGVQRSSISHIVSGRNLPSFDFIQKMLLKYPEIDANWLITGKGSLKRSMETNTVPVSKSDPNIFSQNPVKESVIFNKTPDKIDSERRKEAISESKNVAINNEITNVNNVKSIILVYHDDSFKILSGR, from the coding sequence ATGAAAGATCGTTTCGAGCAAATCCTAACTTTTTACCAGCTTTCATCGGCTCAATTTGCCGATAACATTGGCGTTCAGCGTTCGAGCATTTCGCATATTGTTAGCGGCAGAAACCTGCCTAGTTTCGATTTTATACAAAAAATGTTGCTTAAATATCCAGAAATTGATGCCAATTGGCTCATTACGGGCAAGGGATCGCTTAAACGATCGATGGAAACAAATACTGTACCTGTGAGTAAGAGCGATCCTAATATATTTAGTCAAAACCCTGTAAAAGAATCTGTTATATTCAATAAAACTCCTGATAAAATAGACAGCGAAAGGAGAAAGGAAGCTATTTCTGAGTCAAAGAATGTAGCAATAAATAACGAGATTACAAATGTAAACAATGTAAAATCTATTATTTTAGTCTATCATGACGATAGTTTTAAGATTTTATCGGGCAGATAA
- a CDS encoding AAA family ATPase, whose protein sequence is MSNVELQSFRVQNFRSIVDSDWRNLSSDHITVLIGQNESGKTTVLEALYSFYTGKIIEDVFRSDQRLPEVSCQFTLPQGENLLAHLDAERIPAELKEKIKKQKTFTLSRSWSKNHESSILYSGDEILNYYQKRAQEIEKSEKQTIQLLDSFFAQAEKEFAALPELEKLRDASLQQLIELQQQTKAQQLRVNKAQNEEEKKIASDALQQLTEKQDQKNNEFLKQKSNFDTQKAATNALTERLLFFKRCRQYTHESDELEAQLSEIKTQLSGMHQLFELGTHNRDKHRIKKQIEKISLEQARTDARLSSSLAQRHIQLAAAEKVLTNNTDISEAVKTSKLDYAQSTRLYTLTQLGKECMKLVPVFEFFEDFSGLLPNKIDLEDILHEREHTEGYKAVCNFLSLAGLSSSFFHEKNQRILKQGIEALNTDVTINFHDYWSQMVGKNNKIKLHLELEHYDYTVPEKSGKPYLEFWIKDKHERLYPKQRSRGVRWFLSFYLELKATEKQNSGNRILLIDEPGLSLHARAQEDVLKVFEDLKDKMQIIYCTHSPHLVKPEKLYRILAVQRLDQTDDHSETHILDPQMLTKASADTLSPVYSIMGMHLGDSQLISNRNNILVPDIIHYYYLSRISKIISGADKLNFIPATSVESISLLVNILTSWQVPYGVLFFGNTPETLIEQLQSETLIHSDSVNHQKLLYFSTLDEVEDIFSTLDFKKYILLRREGITVTNSAYIFENDLSRKILAANFVNSFEAEKNPADMFDQTTINNMNQVFDSIKILIKP, encoded by the coding sequence ATGTCGAATGTTGAATTGCAGTCTTTTCGCGTACAGAATTTCCGTTCCATCGTCGATTCCGATTGGCGAAACCTCTCATCCGATCATATCACAGTGCTCATTGGGCAGAACGAGTCGGGAAAAACCACTGTACTGGAAGCACTTTACAGTTTCTATACCGGTAAAATTATTGAAGATGTATTCCGAAGCGACCAGCGTTTGCCGGAAGTGAGTTGCCAATTTACTCTTCCACAAGGTGAAAACCTTCTTGCGCATCTCGATGCAGAAAGAATTCCTGCCGAGCTGAAAGAAAAGATAAAAAAGCAAAAAACCTTTACCTTATCGCGAAGTTGGAGTAAAAACCACGAAAGTAGCATTCTTTATTCTGGCGATGAAATATTGAATTATTACCAGAAACGGGCACAGGAAATAGAAAAGTCCGAAAAGCAAACTATACAACTTTTGGATAGTTTTTTTGCACAGGCCGAAAAAGAATTTGCCGCATTACCCGAACTCGAGAAACTACGCGATGCCTCCCTGCAGCAGCTTATAGAGCTTCAGCAACAAACAAAAGCTCAGCAATTGAGAGTAAATAAAGCACAAAACGAAGAGGAAAAGAAGATAGCCTCAGATGCACTTCAGCAACTTACCGAGAAACAAGACCAGAAAAACAATGAATTTTTAAAGCAAAAATCCAACTTCGATACTCAAAAAGCTGCCACAAATGCCCTCACAGAGCGCTTGTTATTTTTTAAAAGGTGCCGTCAATATACCCACGAATCTGATGAACTTGAAGCACAGCTCAGCGAAATAAAAACTCAGTTAAGTGGTATGCATCAACTCTTCGAGCTTGGCACTCATAATAGAGACAAACACCGCATTAAAAAACAAATTGAGAAGATAAGCCTTGAACAAGCCAGGACAGATGCCAGGCTTAGCAGTTCTCTGGCCCAGAGGCATATTCAATTAGCGGCTGCCGAAAAGGTTTTAACAAACAATACCGACATTTCTGAGGCTGTTAAAACCTCAAAACTCGACTATGCGCAAAGCACCAGGTTGTATACTCTGACTCAGCTGGGTAAAGAGTGCATGAAGCTGGTGCCTGTTTTTGAATTTTTCGAAGATTTTAGCGGACTATTGCCCAACAAAATCGATCTCGAAGACATTCTGCACGAACGTGAGCACACTGAAGGCTACAAGGCAGTCTGTAATTTTTTGAGCCTTGCCGGCTTGAGCAGTTCATTCTTTCACGAAAAAAATCAGCGCATTTTAAAGCAGGGCATAGAAGCGTTAAATACCGATGTCACCATCAATTTTCACGACTACTGGAGTCAGATGGTAGGAAAGAATAACAAAATAAAACTTCACCTTGAATTGGAGCATTACGATTATACAGTGCCTGAAAAGAGTGGAAAACCTTACCTCGAATTCTGGATCAAAGACAAGCACGAACGCTTATATCCCAAGCAGCGGAGCAGGGGGGTGCGCTGGTTTTTGTCCTTCTACCTCGAACTAAAAGCCACCGAAAAACAAAACTCCGGCAACAGAATATTGCTCATCGACGAACCCGGGCTTAGCCTTCATGCGCGTGCCCAGGAAGATGTGCTGAAAGTGTTTGAAGACCTGAAAGATAAAATGCAGATCATTTACTGCACCCATTCGCCACACCTGGTGAAACCGGAAAAACTATACCGCATATTGGCCGTGCAGCGGCTCGACCAGACCGACGACCACAGTGAAACCCATATTCTCGATCCCCAAATGCTTACGAAGGCATCGGCCGATACCCTTTCTCCTGTTTATTCCATTATGGGCATGCACCTGGGCGATTCGCAGCTTATCAGCAACCGAAATAACATTCTTGTTCCCGATATAATACATTATTACTACCTAAGCAGGATTTCAAAAATAATATCGGGTGCCGATAAATTGAATTTCATACCTGCAACTTCTGTCGAAAGCATTTCCCTTTTGGTTAATATACTCACTTCCTGGCAGGTTCCTTATGGAGTGTTGTTTTTTGGCAATACCCCGGAAACGCTCATCGAACAGCTGCAGTCTGAAACATTAATTCACTCCGATTCAGTAAATCATCAGAAGTTGTTGTATTTTAGCACACTGGACGAGGTGGAGGATATTTTTTCGACCCTTGATTTTAAAAAGTACATTTTACTCAGGCGCGAAGGGATAACTGTCACAAATTCGGCATATATTTTCGAAAATGACTTGTCAAGAAAGATTCTTGCAGCTAACTTTGTAAATAGTTTTGAGGCGGAGAAAAATCCTGCCGATATGTTTGACCAAACTACCATAAACAACATGAACCAAGTGTTCGATTCAATTAAAATACTGATCAAACCATAA
- a CDS encoding OmpA family protein, whose protein sequence is MNFVTGWNLFHKRTVLIAGILMLTLSLQAQLPEPKRERRLTKQGDELFQQKKYTKAIEKYKEVLSRYDGNPDVWFNLAVSYQEVGNPDLAQLYYSKILKTNDQANPIVHLALGKVLMMQGKYDEAREQFIAYNEILEYNDQMAMRYISSIENIDRYFADSTFFQKESLAINSPAADFGASTADKSFYFLSTRDRKSDLTDLYTSDLFTAPLKDIEASTTTPVPQKVKGPTNTRFGEVGYAIVPSTNEIYICRFHPNEQDQYSLGYSLYKAYMGYNKDITKPERIVADKFKFAIAYPTLSENGKKIVFSSDAPGGFGGWDLYQADFTSTGFKNIQNLGENVNSAGDELYAFLLNDSILFFATDGHGGLGGFDIYSKNLGNTEYARNLGYPVNSSANDYAIYFESGLSGYFTSNREGGKGSDDIYKFDIHQLKLSSEIVEKGSGDNLKNVNISVTRSKGNDEVLALADNGKLVLVAQPNEVLKITVEKEGYETKTFEVNTAGMSFIGNHSLELGKFEVLKIEKDIPDTYTLEPELTVQAEVKEEIFFATEIKYSRTRLSQAELKKIYSGNLEITEMRDDKYYRYMIGRYDSYFEAKEVFLSEKIEEPVLVAYINGIPAKVMKALKDAHVTPAEAKDPLVHDFIDRTNQLGSSLVFYDLDKFRVPRGSEIKLQAVVDTLKANPDYFLEIAAHTDSRGSDMYNRALSEERARFLREYFLSKGIDELRIISHGIGKSQLKKYCTNCTEEDHALNRRGELIIRIDKNGSKQ, encoded by the coding sequence ATGAATTTTGTAACTGGATGGAATCTTTTTCATAAGCGCACTGTTTTAATAGCAGGAATACTTATGCTAACCCTTAGCCTGCAGGCCCAGTTGCCGGAGCCTAAGCGCGAACGCAGGCTAACGAAACAGGGTGATGAGCTATTTCAGCAAAAAAAATACACTAAGGCAATTGAAAAATACAAAGAAGTGCTCAGCCGGTACGACGGAAACCCCGATGTATGGTTTAACCTGGCAGTATCTTACCAGGAAGTGGGGAATCCGGATTTGGCACAATTGTATTATTCGAAAATTTTAAAGACAAACGATCAGGCAAATCCCATAGTGCACCTTGCCCTTGGAAAGGTTTTAATGATGCAGGGTAAATACGACGAGGCCCGAGAGCAGTTTATTGCCTACAACGAAATACTCGAATACAACGATCAGATGGCGATGCGGTATATTTCGAGCATCGAAAATATCGATCGATATTTTGCCGATTCTACCTTTTTTCAGAAAGAATCCCTGGCCATTAACTCACCGGCAGCAGATTTTGGAGCCTCTACAGCCGATAAATCGTTTTACTTTTTGTCGACGCGCGACCGTAAAAGCGATCTTACCGACCTTTATACCTCCGATTTATTTACAGCTCCTTTAAAAGATATTGAAGCTTCCACTACTACTCCTGTGCCCCAGAAAGTAAAAGGTCCTACCAACACACGTTTTGGTGAAGTTGGCTATGCCATTGTACCCAGTACCAACGAAATTTACATTTGCCGTTTTCATCCCAACGAGCAAGATCAGTATTCGCTGGGTTATAGCCTCTACAAAGCCTATATGGGATACAACAAAGACATTACCAAACCAGAAAGGATAGTAGCAGACAAATTTAAATTTGCCATAGCTTACCCCACGCTTAGTGAGAATGGCAAGAAAATCGTATTTTCTTCCGATGCCCCTGGCGGTTTTGGCGGTTGGGACCTTTATCAGGCCGATTTTACTTCAACCGGGTTCAAGAACATTCAAAATCTCGGCGAGAATGTGAATTCGGCCGGCGATGAACTCTATGCCTTTTTATTAAACGACAGCATACTCTTCTTTGCCACCGATGGGCACGGAGGTTTAGGTGGATTCGATATTTATTCGAAGAACCTGGGTAACACAGAATACGCCCGTAATCTTGGTTATCCGGTCAATTCCTCCGCTAACGATTATGCCATCTATTTCGAATCGGGCCTGAGTGGCTATTTTACCTCAAACCGCGAAGGTGGAAAGGGTAGCGACGATATTTATAAATTTGATATTCATCAACTTAAACTATCGAGCGAGATTGTTGAAAAGGGCAGTGGAGATAACCTCAAAAATGTCAATATTTCGGTTACTCGAAGCAAAGGCAACGACGAAGTCTTGGCCCTGGCCGATAACGGAAAACTGGTGTTGGTTGCCCAACCCAACGAGGTGTTGAAAATAACTGTTGAAAAGGAAGGCTACGAAACCAAAACCTTTGAGGTAAATACAGCCGGCATGTCATTTATTGGTAATCACTCTCTGGAGCTGGGTAAGTTTGAAGTATTGAAAATCGAAAAGGACATTCCCGATACCTATACGCTTGAACCTGAGCTAACGGTGCAGGCCGAAGTGAAGGAAGAAATCTTCTTTGCTACCGAAATTAAATATAGCCGTACACGTTTGAGTCAGGCTGAGCTTAAAAAGATATATTCGGGTAACCTTGAAATTACAGAGATGCGTGACGATAAATACTACCGCTATATGATCGGTCGCTACGATTCGTATTTCGAAGCTAAAGAAGTGTTTTTGTCAGAAAAAATCGAAGAGCCGGTACTTGTGGCTTACATCAATGGCATACCAGCCAAGGTGATGAAAGCCCTGAAAGACGCACATGTGACCCCGGCAGAAGCCAAAGACCCTTTAGTTCATGACTTTATCGATCGCACCAATCAATTGGGTTCCTCTCTGGTGTTTTACGATCTGGATAAGTTCAGGGTGCCTCGTGGTTCGGAAATTAAACTTCAAGCGGTTGTCGATACACTTAAAGCCAATCCGGACTATTTCCTTGAAATAGCAGCACACACCGACAGCCGTGGCTCAGACATGTATAACCGTGCATTGTCCGAAGAGCGGGCCCGCTTTTTACGCGAATACTTTTTAAGCAAGGGTATCGACGAGCTGAGGATAATTTCACATGGAATTGGAAAAAGTCAGCTAAAGAAATACTGCACAAATTGCACCGAAGAAGACCATGCCTTAAACCGTAGGGGTGAATTAATCATTCGCATTGATAAAAACGGGAGCAAACAATAA
- a CDS encoding SpoIIE family protein phosphatase has product MPSESKDDLFDNLIKQKKELDQSIQYASYIQRAILPTEKDLQRVWPQSFVFSLPRDTVSGDFFWIHRQKNKFFLAVGDCTGHGVPGAFLSILGISFLNLVSSKYDPDNPAELLNLMREYIMHALNQQGNADEQKDGIDLSVCMVDFNKQLFLYSGCFNPCYVILGNELIQLQGSKMPVGVNADTEQSFTNQQMPLDQVDFVYLFTDGFPDQFGGEHGKKYKYPAFRNLLLKCKDIPVLQQKEFLGQELQRWQGALPQLDDVTITGFNLK; this is encoded by the coding sequence ATGCCATCAGAAAGTAAAGACGATTTATTCGACAACCTGATCAAGCAGAAAAAAGAGCTCGACCAGAGCATTCAATATGCCAGCTATATCCAAAGGGCTATTTTACCTACCGAAAAAGACCTTCAGCGAGTGTGGCCTCAAAGCTTTGTTTTCTCCCTGCCACGCGACACCGTAAGCGGCGATTTTTTCTGGATTCACCGGCAGAAGAACAAGTTCTTTCTGGCAGTGGGCGATTGCACCGGCCACGGTGTGCCAGGAGCATTTCTGAGCATTTTAGGCATCTCGTTCCTGAACCTAGTTAGTTCGAAGTACGATCCGGACAATCCGGCCGAGTTATTGAATCTGATGCGCGAATACATCATGCATGCCCTCAATCAGCAGGGAAATGCCGACGAACAAAAAGATGGAATTGACCTATCGGTGTGCATGGTCGATTTTAACAAGCAACTGTTTTTGTATTCAGGTTGCTTCAACCCTTGCTATGTCATTCTCGGCAACGAGCTCATTCAGCTCCAGGGCAGTAAAATGCCGGTGGGGGTGAATGCCGATACGGAGCAAAGCTTTACCAACCAGCAAATGCCTTTAGACCAGGTCGATTTTGTTTACCTCTTCACCGATGGATTTCCTGATCAGTTTGGGGGTGAACATGGGAAAAAGTACAAATACCCAGCGTTTCGCAATCTGTTACTGAAATGTAAAGATATTCCTGTGCTTCAACAAAAGGAATTTTTAGGTCAGGAACTCCAACGCTGGCAGGGAGCCCTTCCGCAACTCGACGATGTAACCATTACAGGCTTTAACCTGAAATAG
- a CDS encoding nucleotidyltransferase domain-containing protein, giving the protein MIKDKKILVKIKQLVNLTEPSATIILYGSHARGQNNKQSDIDILILVDNDKITYSDEQRIKYPLYDLEFETGKIISPLVFSRKDWETRHSITPLYKSIKKDGVKL; this is encoded by the coding sequence ATGATTAAGGACAAAAAAATATTAGTAAAAATTAAGCAGTTGGTTAATTTGACAGAGCCTTCAGCTACTATTATTTTATATGGTTCACACGCTAGAGGACAGAATAATAAACAGTCTGATATTGATATACTTATACTTGTTGATAATGATAAGATTACATACTCTGATGAACAGAGAATAAAATATCCTTTATATGACTTAGAGTTTGAAACAGGCAAGATAATTAGCCCATTAGTGTTTAGTCGTAAGGATTGGGAAACACGTCACTCAATTACACCTTTATATAAAAGTATAAAAAAAGACGGTGTTAAATTATGA
- a CDS encoding quinone-dependent dihydroorotate dehydrogenase: protein MYKLLIRPLLFLLAPEKVHHLVVLTLKIAFYLPFARIIAKKIFSVQNSALQREIAGLVFPNPVGLAAGFDKNASFYNAIAAFGFGSVEIGTVTPLGQPGNAKPRLFRLPADKALINRMGFNNLGLEAAKKQLSKKRSIIIGCNIGKNTLTPNEKAYSDYLTCFEGLYAHVDYFVVNVSCPNISDLHKLQDQDMLEQILNEIMASRAQKVFKKPVFLKISPDLNSHQVDETLAIVQKTAIDGLVISNTTVSREGLITPEGTIRSIGNGGLSGLPIRDRSTALIRYVAEKTNHQLPIIGVGGILSPADAIEKLKAGASLVQIYTGFIYEGPFLVKRINRAILNQGL, encoded by the coding sequence ATGTATAAATTGCTTATCCGGCCTTTGCTGTTTCTCCTGGCTCCTGAAAAGGTGCATCACCTGGTGGTTTTAACTCTGAAAATTGCTTTTTATCTTCCTTTCGCGCGCATAATTGCAAAAAAAATATTTTCAGTTCAGAATTCTGCCCTTCAGCGCGAGATTGCCGGACTGGTTTTTCCAAACCCGGTTGGGCTTGCCGCAGGTTTTGATAAGAATGCAAGTTTTTATAATGCAATTGCAGCCTTTGGTTTTGGCTCTGTGGAAATTGGCACAGTTACACCGCTGGGTCAACCTGGCAATGCCAAACCCCGCTTGTTTCGTCTGCCTGCAGATAAGGCTCTCATTAACCGCATGGGCTTTAACAACCTAGGATTAGAAGCTGCTAAAAAGCAATTGTCGAAAAAGCGCAGCATTATTATTGGGTGTAACATTGGAAAAAACACGCTCACACCTAACGAGAAGGCCTATAGCGATTATTTGACCTGTTTTGAAGGACTGTATGCGCATGTAGACTATTTTGTTGTAAATGTAAGCTGCCCCAACATCTCCGATTTGCATAAATTGCAGGACCAGGATATGCTCGAACAAATTCTGAACGAAATTATGGCAAGTCGTGCCCAAAAAGTCTTTAAAAAACCTGTATTTCTTAAAATTTCTCCCGACCTGAATTCTCATCAGGTGGATGAAACACTTGCCATTGTGCAAAAAACCGCAATCGATGGTTTGGTGATATCCAATACCACCGTATCGCGTGAAGGATTAATCACCCCTGAAGGCACCATTCGTTCAATTGGCAATGGAGGCTTAAGTGGTTTGCCCATTCGCGACCGTTCTACCGCATTAATCCGCTATGTAGCAGAAAAAACGAACCACCAGTTGCCCATAATTGGTGTGGGAGGTATTCTATCACCAGCGGATGCAATCGAAAAACTGAAAGCTGGCGCCAGCCTGGTTCAGATTTATACAGGTTTTATTTACGAAGGGCCATTTCTTGTAAAAAGGATCAATCGGGCCATTCTCAATCAAGGACTCTGA
- a CDS encoding OmpA family protein — protein MHTKAKLFLGILTCCGVSFLSQPLLGQSANLVNNYSFEDYEKCPQEYTPQDHSHKFIPGWSYPSLATPDYFNRCSPGRADGVSVPKNFAGESEPRTGDAYAGAILSGTDDGYREYIQGSLSQSMIKGQKYCITYYYKLASYSKFAVDQLSVYLSDIEIKNSLTVNLPYNAQINNSAGLFLDNISEWEEVCTVYTATGGEKFFIIGNFKSYENTNYVATDKNMVNLRNKSYAYYFFDDIIIRPLENCTDCGCVQHDFEAQVLDSTYHGGLNPITRKIDKKTNDGHIKIGMAGGTPPYRVEWADSMQGAERWNLTEGVYDYIAYDAYNCQSKGKITFVKPVEEPDEFEKGFEDIEEGESLVLKNIFFEFNKTTLLPESFAELDRVFAFMQENQIDLIEISGHTDSEGTDTYNQKLSEGRAKAVVAYLQGKGIQATRMKAMGYGKTKPIDSNTLEAGRARNRRVEFTLIKK, from the coding sequence ATGCACACAAAGGCTAAACTATTTCTTGGAATTTTAACGTGTTGCGGAGTTTCTTTTCTTTCGCAGCCACTTTTAGGGCAATCGGCCAACCTGGTCAATAACTACAGTTTCGAAGATTATGAAAAGTGCCCGCAGGAATATACACCGCAGGATCATTCGCACAAATTCATTCCTGGATGGAGCTATCCTAGCCTTGCCACCCCCGATTATTTTAATCGCTGCTCACCGGGCAGGGCAGATGGGGTAAGTGTTCCTAAAAATTTTGCAGGCGAAAGTGAACCCCGTACAGGCGATGCCTATGCAGGAGCCATTTTAAGTGGTACCGACGATGGTTACCGCGAATATATCCAGGGCTCGCTCTCGCAAAGCATGATTAAAGGCCAGAAATACTGCATTACCTATTATTATAAACTGGCCTCGTATTCGAAATTTGCGGTTGATCAGCTAAGCGTTTACCTGAGCGATATTGAGATCAAGAATAGCCTTACAGTGAATCTTCCTTACAATGCGCAAATCAACAATTCAGCAGGTTTGTTTTTAGACAATATCTCGGAGTGGGAGGAGGTTTGCACTGTCTACACCGCCACTGGTGGAGAAAAGTTCTTCATTATCGGCAATTTTAAATCGTACGAAAACACCAATTATGTGGCTACCGACAAAAATATGGTCAACCTGAGGAATAAATCCTATGCCTATTATTTCTTCGACGATATCATTATAAGGCCACTCGAAAACTGTACCGATTGCGGCTGTGTACAACACGATTTTGAAGCACAGGTCCTCGATTCAACCTACCATGGCGGCCTTAATCCAATTACCCGCAAAATTGATAAAAAAACCAACGATGGGCATATTAAAATAGGCATGGCAGGCGGTACACCGCCTTACCGTGTTGAATGGGCAGATAGCATGCAGGGAGCAGAGCGCTGGAATTTAACAGAAGGAGTATACGATTATATAGCCTACGATGCCTATAACTGCCAAAGCAAGGGAAAAATCACTTTTGTTAAACCGGTGGAAGAACCCGATGAATTTGAAAAAGGCTTTGAAGATATTGAAGAAGGTGAGTCGTTGGTGTTGAAGAATATCTTTTTCGAATTTAACAAAACAACCCTTTTGCCTGAGTCCTTTGCCGAGCTCGACAGGGTTTTTGCTTTTATGCAGGAAAACCAGATAGACCTGATCGAAATATCGGGGCATACCGACAGCGAAGGTACCGACACTTACAATCAGAAACTCTCCGAAGGTAGAGCCAAAGCCGTTGTAGCTTATCTTCAGGGTAAAGGAATACAAGCTACACGGATGAAAGCCATGGGTTATGGAAAAACAAAGCCCATAGACTCCAACACCCTCGAAGCAGGCCGTGCCCGCAACCGTCGAGTTGAATTTACACTCATAAAAAAGTAA
- a CDS encoding type II toxin-antitoxin system death-on-curing family toxin, giving the protein MISISEVILIQDILIEKFGGTHGIRDKGLLESALSRPFQTFDKKDLYPTAIQKAAALIESIVINHPFIDGNKRIGFVIMRLYLMEPLSSSFVTRMGRIKRDE; this is encoded by the coding sequence ATGATATCAATTTCAGAAGTAATCTTGATTCAGGATATCCTTATTGAGAAATTTGGTGGTACTCATGGGATACGTGATAAGGGATTATTAGAATCTGCACTATCCAGACCATTTCAAACATTCGACAAGAAGGATTTATATCCAACAGCGATACAGAAAGCAGCTGCGCTGATTGAAAGTATTGTAATAAATCATCCATTTATTGATGGTAATAAGAGGATTGGATTTGTTATAATGAGACTGTACCTGATGGAACCCCTCTCGTCCTCGTTTGTAACGAGGATGGGCAGGATAAAAAGAGATGAGTAA
- a CDS encoding HEPN domain-containing protein: protein MIGNSEDLIKYRISRSLETFREAETMIKNRYWNASVNRIYYSCYYAVSGLLLKKFIETNSHKGIRQMFGLHFVQTGLVSKEDGRFFSDLYDRRQTGDYDDFILFDEDTFYKLHKQAEGFINRIEALLSQNSNWV, encoded by the coding sequence ATGATTGGTAATTCAGAGGATTTAATAAAATATAGAATAAGTCGTTCTTTAGAAACATTCAGAGAAGCTGAAACGATGATTAAGAACAGGTATTGGAATGCATCTGTAAATCGGATTTATTATTCTTGCTATTATGCAGTAAGTGGATTATTATTAAAGAAATTCATTGAGACTAATTCTCACAAAGGAATTCGACAAATGTTTGGACTTCACTTTGTACAGACAGGATTAGTATCTAAAGAAGACGGAAGATTCTTTTCGGATCTTTATGATAGAAGACAAACTGGAGATTATGATGATTTTATATTGTTTGATGAGGATACCTTTTATAAACTTCATAAGCAGGCTGAAGGATTCATTAATCGCATAGAAGCATTACTTAGTCAGAATAGCAATTGGGTCTAA